Proteins from one Fragaria vesca subsp. vesca linkage group LG6, FraVesHawaii_1.0, whole genome shotgun sequence genomic window:
- the LOC101308591 gene encoding serine carboxypeptidase-like 40-like has product MNIPRPCLVLLSSFLLLSCFSNIPQIHGSKHSQAFSQLYKSKLNAESAGVDTKPFEVILHANASSIHHPQEGLKEKDRITSLPGQPKVNFNQYGGYVTVDKKAGRAFFYYFAEAEDQQAKDSLPLLLWLNGGPGCSSLAYGAMLELGPFRIHSDGKTLYRNRFSWNYAANVLFLESPAGVGFSYSNTTSDYDKSGDRRTAADNYVFLVNWLERFPEYKGREFYISGESYAGHYVPQLAQTILHHNKKANKTIINLKGIIIGNAVINDETDTKGMYDYLATHALISDEIANQVHKYCDFSPNSTTDETKECGDAMDAIDRATYYIDIYNIYAPLCTSSNLTVKPKKASILKFDPCSENYAYAYLNRPDVQEALHANVTKLSHDWEPCSDVITHWGDSSTTILPLLHEFMDNGLRVWIFSGDTDGRVPVTSTKYSLEKMNLPIKTAWHAWFLSGQVGGYTQVYEGDITFATVREAGHQVPSYQPARALSLIKHFLDGTPLPDTTRYT; this is encoded by the exons ATGAATATTCCTAGGCCATGTTTGGTTCTTCTCTCTTCTTTTCTCCTTCTTTCTTGCTTCTCCAATATCCCTCAAATCCATGGGAGCAAGCATTCACAAGCGTTTTCTCAGCTTTACAAGTCCAAGCTGAATGCAGAAAGCGCAGGCGTCGACACGAAGCCATTCGAGGTGATTCTTCATGCGAATGCGAGCAGCATTCATCATCCCCAGGAAGGGTTGAAGGAGAAAGATAGGATCACCAGCTTGCCTGGACAACCAAAGGTGAACTTCAATCAGTATGGTGGGTATGTTACTGTCGATAAAAAAGCCGGTCGTGCCTTTTTTTACTACTTTGCTGAAGCTGAGGATCAGCAGGCTAAGGATTCTTTGCCTCTTCTTCTATGGCTCAATGGAG GACCTGGATGTTCCTCTCTTGCCTATGGAGCAATGCTTGAGCTTGGACCGTTCCGTATCCACAGCGATGGCAAGACCCTTTACAGAAACAGATTTTCATGGAACTATG CTGCAAATGTTTTGTTCCTTGAGTCTCCTGCTGGTGTGGGGTTTTCATACTCTAACACAACATCAGACTATGATAAAAGTGGGGACAGAAGAACAGCAGCAGATAATTATGTGTTCTTGGTGAATTGGTTGGAGAGGTTTCCTGAATATAAGGGGAGGGAGTTCTATATTTCTGGTGAAAGCTATGCAGGGCACTATGTGCCTCAACTTGCACAGACTATCCTCCACCACAACAAGAAGGCTAACAAAACCATCATCAACCTCAAGGGCATAATT ATTGGGAATGCAGTGATTAACGATGAAACTGATACAAAAGGAATGTATGACTACCTTGCTACTCACGCTCTCATTTCCGATGAAATTGCAAATCAAGTCCACAAATACTGTGATTTTTCACCCAATTCCACTACTGATGAAACCAAGGAGTGCGGTGATGCTATGGATGCTATTGACAGGGCTACCTATTACATTGATATCTATAACATCTACGCCCCCTTATGCACCTCTTCCAATCTCACTGTCAAACCCAAAAAGGCTTCA ATACTGAAATTTGATCCGTGTAGCGAGAACTATGCGTATGCGTATTTGAATCGGCCTGATGTTCAAGAAGCTCTCCATGCTAATGTCACTAAACTCTCACATGACTGGGAACCATGCAGTGATGTAATTACACATTGGGGAGATAGCTCAACAACTATACTACCCCTTTTACATGAGTTTATGGACAATGGACTTCGAGTCTGGATTTTTAG TGGCGATACCGATGGAAGGGTTCCAGTCACTTCAACAAAGTATTCTCTTGAGAAGATGAATTTACCAATCAAGACTGCATGGCACGCTTGGTTCCTTAGCGGACAGGTTGGTGGTTACACACAAGTGTATGAAGGAGACATAACATTTGCCACAGTGAGGGAGGCAGGGCATCAAGTCCCAAGCTACCAGCCTGCTAGGGCACTTTCACTCATCAAGCACTTCCTTGATGGCACACCTCTTCCTGATACTACAAGATATACTTGA